GAATGTTTGCTCTGGCCGTTTCCGTCTCCGCGTTTGGCTTGCGTCCCGTTCCTTTTCGCGCTCTTTTTCGGTGCGGTTTTTGACGGCTTCGTGCCGTTTGAACCGGTGGTCCCCAGAACGGAATCCTTCGATGCCTTGGCGGATTTTGTCACAACGCCTTTGCGCGGCGATGGCATGATCGACTCCTTCACGGTATTCACATCCGACGGGGTTGAGCGGAACGGGAAAGCCGGCATCAGCAGGGAGCAGGGATGTGCCCCAGAGCGGATGTCGCTTCCCTACGCAGGCTCACGCCGCGGCGACCGCACCGCGCGCCCCTGATCAGGTTCGAGGGCTATGCTCTCAGCCCGCACAAACGCAGGCACACCCAGCGACAATCAGGTTTTATGGGAACCAGCGCGAACCGTCAACTTGAATCCGCCCGAAGCGCGGGACAACCCTCGGTCCTCGGCGTCCCGTCCGTGGTTCAAGATTGCAGAGGTGATGGCACGGACCGTGGTCCATCGCGATTCGGCCCCGGCTCGCCGGGTCGGTGACCGGTCGCGTCCTTATTCGTTTCCCCCGACTCGCCGATGTACCGCTGTCGCAGCAGTGGCCGACGCCGCTCCGCGCCCTCCGCCCGGGTTGCGTCCGCTCATCCGCCGTTGCCGTTGCGGAGACTGCTGCTCGATATTTTCGGTCCTGCGCCCCAAGTAGGTCTGCCACGCGCCGTTTCAGAAGCGCGGGCCAGGAGTAAGGTTCTGATGAATGCCAAGGTGCTCGAAGGTCTCAAAAGGTCGGCCGCCGTCCCCTCTGTTCCGCAGGTCGTTACGCGGTTCCTGGAACTCATGCAGGATCCGAACTTCAAATATGATGATCTCGTCCGGGTGCTGTCCGCCGACGCAGGAACGGTGAGCGAGATCCTTCGCCTGGTGAACTCCGCGTTGTTCGGTGTTCGTCAGAAGATCGTCTCGCTGCGCCAGGCGCTGACGTTGCTCGGACCGAAGCGCACGCGTTCGCTTATCCTCGGCCGATTCCTCGTCGATCGCATGGCCCAGAAGCATCTCACCCGCCTGGACATGAGCTATTTCTGGCGCCGCTCGCTGGCATCGTCGGTCGTGGCCAGCCGCATTGCCGACCGCATCCTTCCCAAGTTCCGCGAGGAAGTGTTCATCAGCGCATTGCTGGCGGATATCGGCCTGCCGATTCTCGCGGAATCCTTCCCCGAGGCGTACGAACCGATCAGCCGGGAATTCTGCCCGCGGGGTAAGACGTTCACGGCCGACCAGGAAATTGAGCTCATCGAGGTCGCCCACTCCCAGGTGTCAGCGATGATCCTGAAGTACTGGGCCCTGCCGGACATGATCGCGGTCGCGGTGAACCTGCACCAGTCGGCCAATCCCGGCGAGGGCGACACGGCAACCATCGCGCGCATTCTCAACGCATCCGATTCGATCGCGAAACTGCTTTGCGAGATTCCCGACACGGACTCGGTCGTGCGTACGTGCATGGAGTCGGCCCGGTTCGCCCACATCGATATGGATGTTCTTGTGGAGTTGCTCCCCTCCATCGAAGCGGACATCGAGGAACTTGCGGGCGTGCTGCGAATCGACGTCATCCCCAGCAACGTATACGCCATCATCGCGAAGACGATTCACGAGAAGATTTCATCAGCGGCGATGGCCTGACCGACTGGCCACTGCGAGGAATCGAATCGAGGCCGTCGGCGCTATCTGGCGCGGACGGCCTCGTTGTTTTCCAACCCCAAAGCAGCCCGGACGGCACAGGGGCAGAGCGGACCCAGTCCCTGGGGATCAAAGTCCTGTCCTACCGGAGTCGGCTTCCTTGTTCCGAGAATTCCAATCGACCCGGGCCGCAAGATTTTCGGGGGACTCACCTTCCAATCGCGAACGTCCCAAAAAAAGGCTCATGGCGAGCGTTCAGGCTCGTCGGGGACGTCCTGTAACAGGATCTGAAGGATGGCGGATTCGACCGCGTCCTTCAGGGTCCGCTTGTGGGGTCCGAATGTACTAAAGGCCGTTTATCGGCAGGTCGATGCTTGCTTTGTTATCCCCCCTTGATTTCACCGGGGGCGGTAAGCCGTTCGAGGCGTCATTCGCCGTCGCATGTGTATGCGGACGCCGGGCAAAGGAGTATGGGACTTGGTCGAAGCAGGACGAGGATTCGCGGCAACGACCGGTCTGCGTGGTCGAGAGGGTCACACGAACAGCCCGTCGCCGAGTAAGGATCGGCGGCAACAGTCTGCGACGCTGACTTCGTAACGGATGGCGGTTTGCTCTCCGCGGAAACGTCGCGGCGCCTTGGGAGGCACGAACCAGGATGAGTCGGATCAACACCAACGTCGAATCGCTGATCGCCCGTCGCGCACTGTCCATCAACAACCAGTCGCTCAACCAGGCCCTGGGCCGGTTGAGCACCGGCCTGCGCATCAACTCGGGCAAGGACGATCCCGCCGGTCTGATCGCCTCCGAGACCTTGCGCTCCACCATCCGGGCCATCGACCAGGCCGTGGAGAACGCCAATCGCGCCGACACGATCGTCGCCGTGGCGGAGGGCGGGCTCCAGGAAATCAGCTCCCTCTTGCTCGATCTCGAAGCCCTGGTCGACCAGAGCGCCAACGACGCCGGCCTGACCGAACAAGAGATCACCGCCAATCAGAATCAGATCGACTCCATTCTTCAGTCCATCAACCGGTTGGCCGAGGCCACGGCCTTCGGTGATCGCAAGCTGCTTAACGGCACGTTCGACTTCACAACCTCCGGCGTGAACATCAACGAGCCGACGGGCGCAACGCTCGATCACCTCGACCGCGTGCAGATTAACTCCGCCAAGATCGCCGCAGGTGCGTTCCGCCAGGTCAGCATCAGTCGCGTTACCGCCTCGACTCGCGCTTCGATCAGCGCCGTCCTCGGGGGCGGCAACGGCTCCGGCGTACGAAACGGCACGCTCGGCGACACGACCACCATCCAGATCCGTGGTAATTACGGCTCGGAACTGCTCAGCTTCGCGTCCGGCACGGCGGCTGCCGACATTGTCACGGCCATCAACGACCGAACGAACCTCACCGGTGTCCGTGCATCGGCTTTTCTGGGCGCCGACGGCGCCGGCACGCCGACGATCAGCTTCTCCAGCACGGAATTCGGTTCGGACGCAAGCGTCGCCGTCACGGTCCTGGAGAACTCCGGCGCGGCCCTGGGCGACGCCATCGGCGTCAGCGACGCCAAGACCTATGGCACGGACGGGACGTTTACCATCAACGGAAACAGCGCCATCGTGGACGGCCTGAACGCGGCGGTCCGTGCCGGCGATCTTTCGCTCGACCTGACGCTCAGCGAGGCATTCGGCGGCGGAACAAGCACCGAGACCTCGACAGCTTTCGAAATCACCGGCGGCGGTGCCACGTTCTCCATTTCGCCGACCGTGGGCCTCAGCGGACAGGAATCCGTGGGCATCGGGGAAGTTTCCACGGCCAGACTGGGCAGCGGCGAGTCCACCGTCGGCTTCCTGTCCTCGCTCGGCACCGGACAGGCCAACGACCTCAGCAGCAAGAACTTCTCGCAGGCCCAGCGTATCGTCCGCTCCGCGATCAATCAGATCGCCAGCCTCCGCGGGCGGCTCGGCGGTTTCCAGAAGGACACGATCGCCAGCACGGTCAACTCCCTGCGTGTGGCCCGTGAAAACGTCACCGCGGCCGAGAGCGCTATCCGCGACGCCGACTTCGCCGTCGAGACGTCAAACCTCACGCGGGCACAGATCCTCGTGAATTCGTCGACGGCCGTCCTGCAACTGGCCAACGCCGCCCCGCAGAACGTCCTCGCCCTGCTCGGCTAATCCTGGGCAGAATAGCACGCGAATCAGCCACGAACCGGCCGGGACCCCGTCCCGGCCGGTTTGTTTCTTCCGGCGCCGGCCACAAGGAGCAGGATTCCGATTCCGGGGCGCCTTAAGTCAAGGTCATCTCCGAAGCGTCCGAAAATCCAATTGGTTCGCGCCGCTGGGGAATACCCCTAATGCCCCTGCACGGAAAGGGACGGACCCGCGGACGAACGCCGACGAAATCAGCGATACACGGCTGTATCGCTTACGGGGCCGGATAGATCGCCGGCCCGTCACGTCAAGGACGACGTGATGAGTCGAATCAACTCCAACGTACCCGCGCTTCGCGCGATCCATCAACTGGCGCAGAACCAGGCCGATCTCAACTTGCGCCTGGAGCGCCTCAGCACCGGCCTGCGCATCAACCGCGGCCGCGATGATCCCGCCGGGCTCATCATCTCCGAGCTGCTCCGTTCCGAAATCTCCGCGACGACGCAGTCCATCGACAATTCCGCGCGGGCGAGCAACGTGCTCTCCACCGCCGAGGCCGCGCTCGCGGAAGTCTCCGCCCTTCTGTTGGACCTGCAGGAACTTGTTGTTTCTTCTGCCAACGAAGCTGGACTGTCCCAGGCCGAGATCCGCGCCAATCAGCAGGAAATCGATGCCATCCTTGAGAGCATCGATCGAATCGGACACACCACGGAATTCGCCGGTGAGCGCCTGCTCGATGGAAGCCGCGCGTATCAACTTTCCAGCGTTCCGCCGGCGGCCATTGCGTCACTCGCCTTGTATTCCGCACGCATTCCACATGGACAAACGCAGGACGTCACCGTCCGGGTCACGCAATCCGCCCAAACGGCTCGCCTTGCGTTTGTCGGGCAGACCGCCGGAGGAACGTCCACCCTGTCGGCCACGACGATTCAGATTCAGGGACGGTTCGGCAGCCAGCTCCTGAGTTTTGCCAGCGGGACGACGCTCGCCGAGGCCCGTGACGCCATCTCCGTCGTCGCGGCAGGCACCGGCGTTTCGGCCGTTGTTTCTGCGGTTGCCATCGGCACCGCCGCCAGCGCGCTCATCCTTACGAGCACGGAAGTGGGATCGGACGCGTTTGTTTCAGTCTCCGCCATCGATGGCAATTTCGTTACCACCAGCAACGCCAACACGACGTCCCGCGCTGAAGGTCAGGATGCCGGCGTCCTGATCAACGGCGCTTCGGCGTCGGTTCGCGGACTGCTTGCCGAGGTTCGCTCGGGCGCGCTCGACGCCAAGATCCACCTGACCCAGACCTTCGCTCAGACGTTGTCCTCGGCCAGCTTCTCCATCGCCGGCGGCGGCAGCGTCTTTCAGCTCACGCCGGAGGTCGCCCCCAACGGTCAGCTCTTCGTCGGCCTGGATGCGATCAACACTACAACCCTGGGCAACGCAGTAACCGGCCTGCTCTACACCGTTCGCGCCGGCGGCGAGAACGACCTGGAATCCCAGAACTATGCCACGGCCCAGCGCATCGTGGACGAAGCGATCAACCAGGTCGCTTCATCGCGCGGACGAATCGGCTCCTACGTTCGCAACATTATCGATCCCAACGTGCGGGCGCAGCAGGTCGCACTGGAAAATGTGACTGCGTCGGAATCGGTCATCCGGGACGCCGACCTGGCCGAGGAAGTATCCGCCCTGACCCGCGCCCAGATTCTCGTCCAGAGCACCCAGAGCGTGCTCCAGATCGCCAATTCCGTCCCCAATCTGGTCCTCGCCTTGCTCTCCTGATAACTGATACACGCGTCATACTCGTGCCTGAGAGCGTCCTCTCGCAGCCTATTCGAATACGAGAGGCACTCCCGCACTCAATCCTGAAGGGAGTTTGCGGACCGTGCCGATAACAGACATGGGTTGCGGTGCGCGCTCGTCCGATACTCCGGGGACCCGTTTCCACGACCAGCGCTACCCACCCCCCTGAACCAAGGCAGGCGTTATGAGCGGAATCTCCAGTGGCATCGGACTCGTTTCCGGCATCAATACCGCGCAGTTGATCGATCAGCTCATCGAGCTGGAGCGCGGGCCGATCAAAGCGCTGCAGAAACGGGTCACCGGCATTGACACGCAGCGAACGGCACTGGCGGCGTTGTCGGCCTCACTCCTCGCCCTTCGCCAGGCAGCCGCTCGTTTCGATGACAAGAATTTCTTCCGGGGATTCAAGACCATCAGCAGCAACGAATCCATCCTTACCGCCCAGGCCACTTCCGATGCAGCCCCCGGTTCTTACCGCTTTCGCGTTCAATCATTGGTTTCGAATCACGCCGTGGTCAGTCGCGGCTTTGCGGACGCCGATCAGACCCCCGTCGGATCCGGCACCCTCACCATCGAAGTCGGCGGTCGCGTGGACCCCGATACCAAGTTGGCCGTGCTCAATGGCGGCTCGGGCGTACGTCGCGGAACCGTCGTGATCACCGACCGTGCCGGCAATTCGGCCGAGATCGATCTCACGCGCGCCGTCACCGTGACGGACGTGCTCGACGCAATCAACAACGCTGCGGGAATCAACGTCCGCGCTCGCGTCACCGGCGTGGACGGTAATGGAGCCTCAGGAGAGCGCATCGTCATTGAAGACCAGAACGAATTCGCCGAAGGATCGACCGCCGGCCGCCTGATCGTGGCTGACAAGGCCAGCGGTACAACCGCGACCGATCTGGGCATCGCCGGCAGCACGACCACGGCGCGGCTCGACGGACTGGACCTGATCCATCTGGACGATGCCACACCGTTGTCTTTCTTGAACGACGGCAACGGCATCGGGCGGACGACGCAGCTACAGCCCGGCGCGGACCTCAGCTTCAGCACCAGCGACGGCGACTTCGACGTCAACCTGAACGGAATCCTCGCCCAGAATCTCAACACCGACCTGCGGGCGTTAAACAACGGGAACGGTGTCCGGCTTGGTGTCATCCGCATCACCGATCGCGCCGGGAAGTCCGTCGAGATCGACTTGGCGGATCCCGACCAGGATCCCATCCGTACGGTGGCCGACCTGCGGAATCGAATCAACAGTGCGACGGAAGCGGCCGGCGTCTCCGTGCGGCTCGGCCTGGTCAACTCGAGCTTTCAGATCACCGACAACACCGGCCTGACGGGCGAAAATGCCAAGAAGCTGATCGTCGAGGATGTGAGCGGAAACACGACGGCAGACTTGGGCATCTCGGGAAATGTCTCGTCCTCCTCCATCGTGGGGCGCGACGCCTATCGAATTGCGAGCATCGGCGATGTACTTCGGGCAATCAACTACGCGACGGGCAACGACGGAATCGTGGAAGCGAGCATCTCCGCCGATGGAAACGGTATTGTTCTCACCGCGCTTGACCCGGCGGTTTCCGTACAGGTCAATGCCGGCGACTCCACCGCCGCCCGCGATCTGGGAATTGAAGGTCTGACGTTCGGCGGCGACCAAGCCGGTGCGACCGCCTCTTCGCGCCCCCTGCTGGGCGGACTCAACAGCGTCCTCCTGAATTCCCTTCGCGGCGGGCGCGGCATCACGACGGGCGTCATCACGCTGACCGATGCCGCCGGTCAATCCGGTGATGTCGACCTGACCAGCGCCCGTACGCTCCAGGACGTCATCGACCTCATCAATACCGCTACGGAAGGAAGCGGACTCGGGCTGTCCGCCTCCATCAACGCCGCCCGCAATGGAATCCAGCTCACCGACGATTCCGGCGGCAGCGGAAACGTCATCGTGGCCGATCAATCCGGCTCACTTGCGGCCGACCTCGGTCTGGCCGGAACGCATTCGCTCGGAGCGCGGCGCTCCATCAACGGCGGCAACGCCCAGTTCCAGTACATCACGGAGAACACCCTACTCTCCGAGTTCAACAACGGCGCGGGTGTGGAGATCGGCTCGTTCAACATTACCGACTCGGCCGGCGGCGTGCATACCGTCGCCCTTTCCGCCCTGACCAGCGACCTCGGCGACGTCATCAAGGCCATCAACGATGCGGGCGGCGGCGTAATTGAAGGGCGAATCAACGACACGGGCGACGGCCTGGTCGTTGTTGACCAGGCGGGCGGCGACGGACGACTGACCATCGAGGACGAGGAAGGCGGCCGGACAGCTCGCGATCTCAAGTTGACGGGCACGGCATCGGCCAACGAGAACTACATCGATGGTACGCTCGAGATTCGCGTGAACGTCGGCGGGCGCGACACGCTGCGCGACCTTGTCACGCGGATCAACAACGCCGGCGGCGCGGTCGCCGCGAATATCGTCAATGACGGCAGCGGCGTGCGCCCCTACAGCCTGACCCTTACTTCCGAGGTCGCCGGCGCGGCGGGCGAGTTGACTGTCGACTCAGGTGACCTGGCGATTGACTTCAGCACGCTGAGCCGTCCTCGCGACGCGGTCGTCTCCGTCGGTGGAGGCGACGGTGCGTCTTCGATTCTGGTTACGGGAACGAGCAATACGATCGAGAACGCCGTTCCCGGTCTTTCTCTCAATTTGCTCTCCGCCGGGAGTGACGAAGTAACCGTTTCCGTGACCGAGGACATCGAGTCGGTTATCGAGGACATCCGCACATTCGTCTCGCGCTACAACGACCTCCAGTCGCAGATCGATACGGCCACGGCGTTCAACCAGGAGTCGCTGGAGCGGGGACCGCTGCAAGGCGATCGCACGGTCAACCAGGTCCGTAACCGGCTCCGGTCCCTCCTGCTCCGCTCCTACGGGGACTCCAGTTCCATCAGCCGCTTGTCCGCCATCGGCATTCGCCCGGCATTCGGAACCGGTGCAAACGCCGGTTCCTCGAACAACCGTCTGGAGTTCGACGAAGAACGCTTCCGTCAAGTCTACGCCCAGTCGCCGGACCGCGTCGCGGAGCTGTTCTCCTCGCCCGACACCGGCTTCGGCGCGGTGATCGACGGCGTCATGGACGAGCTGTCCAACGGCACCGATGGCCTGATCACGCAGCACGACGGCGTTCTTCTGGACCAGCAGGAATTGCTGCAGAATCGGATCGACCAGCTCAACCAACTGCTGGCCGCGAAGCGCTCGCGGCTGGAAACGCAGTTCGCAGGACTGGAATCGGCGCTGGCAGCTCTCCAGGACCAGCAGAACTCGCTCAACACGCTGGCCCAGCTTGCGGGGCAGTAGCGGCCTCTTCGCCCCGCCGCGATAACCCGTAGCACGACCGGGCGCCATAACCGGCAACCGCGATCAAGCTCCAGGCGCCACTGTCCGATACTACCTGCGCCATGACCGAAGCGGCTGACAATCCCTATCTGCGCGACGCCGTGATGACCGCGACCCCGGAGCAGCTCCATCTCATGCTCTATGACGGCGCCATCCGTTTCACCACGCAGGCCCGCGACGCCCTTGCGGCCAAGGACTACGCCCGCTCCTTCGACCGCCTCACCCGGGCGCAAAACATTATTTCGGAAATGCAGTCCGCCCTGAACCACGACGTGAACCCCGAGCTTTGCCAGCGCGTCGCGTCCATCTACGCCTTTCTTTACCGCAAACTCGTCGACGCCAACGTCCAGCGCGACGTCCACGCCGTGGAGGATGCCCTCCGCGTTCTGACCATGGAACGAGAAACATGGCAGCTTCTCGTGGACAAGGTCAACGAAGTCCGCCAGACGGGCTCCCAATCGGCCCCGCGCCAGTCCCGGGAAATGACCACAGACCAATCCGACACCGACAACTCGGTCGGCCAGTCCATATGCTTCGAAGGTTGAATCGAACGATCCCGTCGGCCCCGCCTGCTCGCGGCACAGCCTCGATATTTCCGCCCTCGCCCGTTCCTTGGCCTGCACCCCTTGCCTTCCGACGCCTGCATGTTTCAATGTCCGACATGCCGAGATTCAAGGCATCTTTGCTTCCATTCCCGTGGCGTTGCTTCTCCAGCCGTACCGGCTCGGCGTGCATTGTCCTATTCCTGGCCGCGGTCGTTGCTTCGCCGAGCTCCGCCCAGGCACCCGATCCCACCGGAGACCCTGCTGCGAACCCGGCGCCTGAATCATCCATCGCCGCGCTGCGGGCTGATGGTCGGCCCGACGATCAGGCGCCTCCCGACACTCGAAGTCCGGAGGAACTGGTCCGCGCCGCCGATGAAGCCCTCGCCGAATTCGATAAGGCAACCTCGGTCCGTGAGCGCGAACAAGCCCGTAAGCAACTCGATGAAGCGGTGTTTTCCCTTGTGCAGCGCGCTCCGACGGACCCCCGCCTCCTGCTGTACGAGGCGCAGCGAAAGGTCTGGGCCGGCAACGGCGGACAGGCCTTGGCACTGGCACAAAAGTTCGTCCGGACCCCCGAGGGGGCCAGTGACTGGCGTGGACACCGCCTGATCGGCGATCTCCTGGTCAACGATTTCGCCCAACTGGCCCGCTCCAGCTATGAACGAGCGTTGCAACTCCATCCCGATGAGCCCTCGATCCTGCTCGGCCTCTCCATCTGTGATGGCAAGCTGGGACGGCGCGATGAGGCCGTGGAGTGGGCACGTCGGGCCGCAGCCGTCCGCCCGACGCCGAATACCCTCGGCCAGCTCGCCAATGCACAGGCGCTCGCGGAACAATGGTCGGACGCCGTCAGCAGCGCGGAGCGCGCGGTGGCTCTGGCACGGGAACGAGCCCTGGCCGAACCCGGTCAGCGCCCCCCACTCGAAACGCTCGATCGCCTGCTGGGTCTTTCCGTCGAGATCTCACGCCAACGCATGCGCCGCCAGGAATCGAAAGTCGCCTCCGATCAATATGTTGAGCTGTATCGCAAGATGTCTGCCCAGGCCGACAATCAACGGGTTTTGCGCGACGACGACATTCACGCCGCACTCGTCGACGGGGTCCTCGGTCCGGAGGCCGATCCGTCAAACGAACTGCTGGGCATCTTTTTCGATTTGTCCCTGAAGCTCGGGAAATGCGATGCGGCTCGCAAGGCGCAGGCACTGCTGGCGGATCGATCCCCAGGCGAAGAGGCGGCGCTTTCCTTCGATCGCCTTCGCGCTCGCTGCGGGGACGGCCCTGCAACTCCCGCGTCGGATGTCCCGGATCGAGGTTGATCCCCGCCGCTGGTCCGAAAATCATGCCTCGGCCGATCGCAAACTGACTTCGGCGCGTTGCACAACCTGCTGCGGGAGACCGCCTTAAGCAACGCACCCGACGCTGCGCAGCGCCTCGTACGCACGGCAGTTGCTCGACTTTCACGCGGATTAGGGATATGGCATCGCGCTTGCTTGTGCTATAATGCAGTGCCACGCGGAGGCGCGGCACGCCGCCGGACACCAGCGTTCGGCATGAGGCACGGTTGCGGCTGTTCGGGTCACGTCTTGGAAGGAGGCAGGTATGGCAACGCGGGAAATGGTAAACCGCCGAAACAGAGCTCCTGAGATCGTTCCCCCCACACCGGAAAAGGCGGACCTCGATTGGTCCCATCTCGACTTCGGCTATCACAAGACCGACTTCAACATCCGGTATACGTGGCGCGACGGTTCCTGGGATCTCGGCGTGCTTTCCCCGGACGAGTCGTTGCCCATTCACATCGCCGCCACGTGTCTTCACTACGGGCAATCCTGCTTTGAAGGGCTCAAGGCCTACGAGACCCGCAAGGGCGACGTGGTCGTCTTCCGCCCCGACGAGAACGCCTGCCGCATGGTCCGGTCGGCACGCAAGATCCTCATGGAATCCGTCCCCGAGGAGATGTTCCTCGAGGCCGTTTTCCGCGTCGTCAATGCCAACCGCCGCTTTGTGCCCCCGCACGGCACGGGCGCTTCGCTTTACATCCGGCCGCTGCTCATCGGCACCGGTCCACAGATCGGCGTCAAGGTGGCCACGGAATACACCTTCATGGTGCTCGTCACGCCCGTGGGCCCCTACTTCAAGACCGGT
The genomic region above belongs to Phycisphaerae bacterium and contains:
- a CDS encoding flagellin, which translates into the protein MSRINSNVPALRAIHQLAQNQADLNLRLERLSTGLRINRGRDDPAGLIISELLRSEISATTQSIDNSARASNVLSTAEAALAEVSALLLDLQELVVSSANEAGLSQAEIRANQQEIDAILESIDRIGHTTEFAGERLLDGSRAYQLSSVPPAAIASLALYSARIPHGQTQDVTVRVTQSAQTARLAFVGQTAGGTSTLSATTIQIQGRFGSQLLSFASGTTLAEARDAISVVAAGTGVSAVVSAVAIGTAASALILTSTEVGSDAFVSVSAIDGNFVTTSNANTTSRAEGQDAGVLINGASASVRGLLAEVRSGALDAKIHLTQTFAQTLSSASFSIAGGGSVFQLTPEVAPNGQLFVGLDAINTTTLGNAVTGLLYTVRAGGENDLESQNYATAQRIVDEAINQVASSRGRIGSYVRNIIDPNVRAQQVALENVTASESVIRDADLAEEVSALTRAQILVQSTQSVLQIANSVPNLVLALLS
- a CDS encoding flagellin — its product is MSRINTNVESLIARRALSINNQSLNQALGRLSTGLRINSGKDDPAGLIASETLRSTIRAIDQAVENANRADTIVAVAEGGLQEISSLLLDLEALVDQSANDAGLTEQEITANQNQIDSILQSINRLAEATAFGDRKLLNGTFDFTTSGVNINEPTGATLDHLDRVQINSAKIAAGAFRQVSISRVTASTRASISAVLGGGNGSGVRNGTLGDTTTIQIRGNYGSELLSFASGTAAADIVTAINDRTNLTGVRASAFLGADGAGTPTISFSSTEFGSDASVAVTVLENSGAALGDAIGVSDAKTYGTDGTFTINGNSAIVDGLNAAVRAGDLSLDLTLSEAFGGGTSTETSTAFEITGGGATFSISPTVGLSGQESVGIGEVSTARLGSGESTVGFLSSLGTGQANDLSSKNFSQAQRIVRSAINQIASLRGRLGGFQKDTIASTVNSLRVARENVTAAESAIRDADFAVETSNLTRAQILVNSSTAVLQLANAAPQNVLALLG
- the fliD gene encoding flagellar filament capping protein FliD, whose protein sequence is MSGISSGIGLVSGINTAQLIDQLIELERGPIKALQKRVTGIDTQRTALAALSASLLALRQAAARFDDKNFFRGFKTISSNESILTAQATSDAAPGSYRFRVQSLVSNHAVVSRGFADADQTPVGSGTLTIEVGGRVDPDTKLAVLNGGSGVRRGTVVITDRAGNSAEIDLTRAVTVTDVLDAINNAAGINVRARVTGVDGNGASGERIVIEDQNEFAEGSTAGRLIVADKASGTTATDLGIAGSTTTARLDGLDLIHLDDATPLSFLNDGNGIGRTTQLQPGADLSFSTSDGDFDVNLNGILAQNLNTDLRALNNGNGVRLGVIRITDRAGKSVEIDLADPDQDPIRTVADLRNRINSATEAAGVSVRLGLVNSSFQITDNTGLTGENAKKLIVEDVSGNTTADLGISGNVSSSSIVGRDAYRIASIGDVLRAINYATGNDGIVEASISADGNGIVLTALDPAVSVQVNAGDSTAARDLGIEGLTFGGDQAGATASSRPLLGGLNSVLLNSLRGGRGITTGVITLTDAAGQSGDVDLTSARTLQDVIDLINTATEGSGLGLSASINAARNGIQLTDDSGGSGNVIVADQSGSLAADLGLAGTHSLGARRSINGGNAQFQYITENTLLSEFNNGAGVEIGSFNITDSAGGVHTVALSALTSDLGDVIKAINDAGGGVIEGRINDTGDGLVVVDQAGGDGRLTIEDEEGGRTARDLKLTGTASANENYIDGTLEIRVNVGGRDTLRDLVTRINNAGGAVAANIVNDGSGVRPYSLTLTSEVAGAAGELTVDSGDLAIDFSTLSRPRDAVVSVGGGDGASSILVTGTSNTIENAVPGLSLNLLSAGSDEVTVSVTEDIESVIEDIRTFVSRYNDLQSQIDTATAFNQESLERGPLQGDRTVNQVRNRLRSLLLRSYGDSSSISRLSAIGIRPAFGTGANAGSSNNRLEFDEERFRQVYAQSPDRVAELFSSPDTGFGAVIDGVMDELSNGTDGLITQHDGVLLDQQELLQNRIDQLNQLLAAKRSRLETQFAGLESALAALQDQQNSLNTLAQLAGQ
- a CDS encoding HDOD domain-containing protein, producing MNAKVLEGLKRSAAVPSVPQVVTRFLELMQDPNFKYDDLVRVLSADAGTVSEILRLVNSALFGVRQKIVSLRQALTLLGPKRTRSLILGRFLVDRMAQKHLTRLDMSYFWRRSLASSVVASRIADRILPKFREEVFISALLADIGLPILAESFPEAYEPISREFCPRGKTFTADQEIELIEVAHSQVSAMILKYWALPDMIAVAVNLHQSANPGEGDTATIARILNASDSIAKLLCEIPDTDSVVRTCMESARFAHIDMDVLVELLPSIEADIEELAGVLRIDVIPSNVYAIIAKTIHEKISSAAMA
- the fliS gene encoding flagellar export chaperone FliS; the encoded protein is MTEAADNPYLRDAVMTATPEQLHLMLYDGAIRFTTQARDALAAKDYARSFDRLTRAQNIISEMQSALNHDVNPELCQRVASIYAFLYRKLVDANVQRDVHAVEDALRVLTMERETWQLLVDKVNEVRQTGSQSAPRQSREMTTDQSDTDNSVGQSICFEG